A window of the Zeugodacus cucurbitae isolate PBARC_wt_2022May chromosome 2, idZeuCucr1.2, whole genome shotgun sequence genome harbors these coding sequences:
- the LOC105210093 gene encoding TBC1 domain family member 4 isoform X4, translating to MFTVPFHRDTILFTSVSDASTLNKSRAMAELMHQMRDPAHTLGGSVGSIPQTFVANGSNNDLSMQRALTGNGIHATPATNLKLSEAVRNAQHDASPNIISSKMKSSKSYTHGLSNSAGTVHIPTSTSAQSNLSLLADISPNHTHFFEVMYVGKIRVSHKRVPFSFIDDALPKFKAYDAQRSRLMQLTATATASAMTTATASNRKLSLNVESSNVNASVNSSTVTFDLKNTSLKESDAEESAAEMAESAGAETEVETSTETETEAEQQQDAMSGKSVAEDGVTQIADDEQQTSNKSNKLPKRLLRGISQTELPVKKENNSATTEEEKEAGPRANVPVAPNVIINKHPSPPRQAQEQDTKEQAKQQEKTAITTTDETQQQMLKIPQQPAYATLDTIPKQRDRSASYGCIPPFVEQNRTMVFLVGRSDLRLISPDRKQVLLYKDFKDVASCAQGQKNPDHFGIICREVHNDGYIGYVFKCQSDHVCDDIVAAISQAFVTCAEQKKKEATQIFSCEHCPMLWYHKLCTDIEGLSEKKTQAMIFRRIESLTDDEQDMIWAKYYGSEKTSSPLSEQNQFLMMLLRAHCESRQQRHVHDTAENRSEFLNQYLGGSTIFMKAKRSLTNSFDHLLKRKASKDDIGIAHDLRDHQIREKSAEPHPVSRSGNETPPEGFRSRSNTIGSASPSRPSAEHLKSPMMDIFIKVGNSPKESEAHKASWRHAILNSVVTPSKGMDGDVQNEFMSPMRVTKRLRGKRTREELRDLWKTAIRQTILLNRMETENAMLQARQNENELKRIKLDYEEIVPCDKQLIERWEQIIERDSMKIGNKKDPKVLAQAIKNGVPRSKRGDVWTFLADQHSMNTAPVDTKKFPNFNTPYHTLLKNLTEHQHAIFIDLGRTFPNHKFYKDPLGVGQLSLFNLLKAYSILDPELGYCQGLGFICGILLLHCDEADAFQLLKHLMFRRQMRTKYLPDMKKFQLQLYQLSRLVKDHLPELYIWLDQNDVSPTLYAAPWILTVFSSQFPLGFVARVFDLLFLESSEVIFKFAIALLTVHKDELLARDNFEEIMDYLKTVVPKMEVNAMEKIMKLVFTLDVSKQLTEYNVEYNVLQEEISTANHHLEMLNREKTRNMHLEQQLQFAQSSIAQLEKTRSSQQTQITSLQTQVQSLELTIQTLGHFVAQLAEQNVELELPGDVRRILQQLEDLERQRRRPHFTERKIGKSVSVNSHLGFPLKVLEELNEREEHGSPQKKKEKIPFFEHTYEQLRQQRHAQQQQQQNAQTSPTTQQQRKLLSSTSNSLEENPQQQQQQRPNRLLDSADIQTKPAELKLPDHSDQSYDSANIRSPLEVDSGVGTPLSPPSTSSNSSSSGLSTGSSSGGSLFSRMGYKNTPTALSPLSSRQTLYGAGSVPATTTAVGKVVPAVSIIVPADQQSQIGAEMHPLSMVGEVNVRFNGTTQLKSIRPVHHMRPMATVAAGVAAAAASALQEQQSNTAGDISINSGSSETTNTDATNGRS from the exons ATGTTCACGGTGCCATTTCATCGTGACACGATTCTCTTCACATCGGTTAGCGATGCCTCAACATTGAATAAGAGCCGTGCC aTGGCCGAGCTCATGCATCAAATGCGTGATCCTGCGCACACACTTGGCGGTTCTGTGGGCAGCATACCCCAGACTTTCGTCGCCAATGGCTCCAACAATGACTTGTCCATGCAACGCGCACTCACCGGCAATGGCATACACGCCACACCGGCCACCAATCTCAAGCTCAGCGAAGCTGTACGCAATGCTCAACACGACGCTAGTCCCAATATTATTTCGTCTAAGATGAAATCTTCGAAGTCGTATACGCATGGCTTGAGCAACTCAGCAGGCACC GTGCACATTCCAACATCTACCTCCGCGCAGAGTAATCTATCATTACTCGCCGATATCTCGCCTAATCACACGCACTTCTTCGAAGTCATGTATGTGGGTAAAATACGCGTCTCACACAAGCGTGTGCCCTTCTCATTCATCGATGATGCCCTGCCCAAATTCAAGGCGTACGACGCGCAGCGGTCGCGGCTCATGCAGTTGACCGCCACCGCCACGGCCAGCGCTATGACAACGGCAACAGCGTCTAATCGCAAACTCTCCTTGAATGTTGAGTCCAGCAATGTCAATGCGAGCGTCAATAGCAGTACAGTAACTTTTGATCTGAAAAACACTTCGCTCAAGGAGAGTGACGCTGAAGAGTCAGCGGCGGAAATGGCAGAGAGTGCAGGCGCCGAAACAGAAGTCGAGACATCGACGGAGACAGAAACGGAAGCTGAACAGCAGCAGGATGCAATGTCTGGCAAGTCGGTTGCAGAGGATGGCGTTACACAAATCGCAGACGATGAGCAGCAAACATCAAACAAATCGAATAAATTACCAAAGCGATTACTGCGCGGCATTAGTCAGACTGAACTTCCTGTGAAGAAAGA gaaTAATAGTGCAACCactgaagaagaaaaagaagcagGTCCAAGGGCGAATGTGCCAGTTGCACCGAATGTTATAATCAACAAGCATCCATCACCGCCACGTCAAGCGCAGGAACAGGATACAAAAGAGCAAGCAAAGCAACAAGAAAaaactgcaataacaacaaccgatGAAACACAACAGCAAATGCTCAAGATACCACAACAACCAGCCTACGCAACGCTCGACAC CATACCCAAGCAACGCGATCGTTCCGCTTCGTATGGCTGTATTCCACCGTTTGTCGAGCAGAATCGCACAATGGTCTTTTTGGTGGGTCGTTCTGACTTGCGGCTCATCTCACCGGATCGCAAGCAAGTGTTGCTTTACAAGGACTTCAAGGATGTGGCCAGTTGCGCACAGGGACAGAAGAATCCCGATCATTTCGGCATCATCTGTCGTGAGGTGCATAACGATGGCTACATAGGTTATGTCTTTAAATGTCAGTCGGATCATGTGTGCGATGACATAGTTGCAGCCATTTCGCAAGCTTTCGTCACTTGCGCCGAACAAAAGAAAAAGGAAGCCACACAGATCTTCTCGTGTGAGCACTGTCCCATGTTGTGGTATCATAAACTCTGCACCGACATTGAAGGTTTGAGTGAGAAGAAGACACAGGCGATGATCTTTCGCCGCATAGAGTCGCTAACCGACGATGAGCAGGACATGATATGGGCCAAATACTATGGTTCGGAGAAGACGAGCTCCCCGCTGTCGgagcaaaatcaatttttaatgaTGCTCTTACGTGCGCACTGTGAGTCACGTCAGCAGCGGCATGTGCACGACACAGCTGAGAATCGATCGGAGTTCTTGAATCAATATCTGGGTGGAAGTACGATTTTCATGAAAGCTAAACGTTCGCTCACCAACTCATTCGATCATCTGTTGAAACGTAAGGCATCCAAGGATGATATTGGCATAGCGCACGATCTGCGCGATCATCAGATACGTGAGAAATCGGCCGAACCGCATCCGGTTAGTCGTAGTGGCAATGAAACACCCCCGGAGGGCTTCCGCTCACGTTCAAACACAATCGGTAGTGCTAGTCCGAGCAGACCGAGTGCTGAGCACTTGAAGAGCCCCATGATGGATAT ttTCATCAAAGTCGGCAATAGTCCAAAGGAATCTGAAGCACACAAAGCTTCATGGCGCCACGCCATTTTAAATAGTGTCGTAACACCATCAAAGGGTATGGATGGTGATGTACAAAATGAATTTATGTCACCCATGAGAGTCACAA AACGCTTACGTGGCAAGCGCACTCGTGAGGAGCTCCGCGATCTCTGGAAGACCGCCATACGTCAGACCATACTGCTGAATCGCATGGAAACCGAGAATGCCATGTTGCAGGCGCgtcaaaatgaaaatgagcTCAAACGCATCAAACTCGACTACGAAGAGATCGTGCCATGCGACAAACAACTGATCGAGCGTTGGGAACAGATCATTGAACGTGACTCCATGAAGATCGGCAATAAGAAGGATCCCAAAGTGCTGGCACAAGCGATCAAAAATGGTGTGCCACGTTCGAAACGTGGTGACGTTTGGACCTTCCTCGCCGATCAGCATTCCATGAATACAGCACCGGTGGACACAAAGAAATTTCCCAATTTCAATACACCCTACCACACTTTGTTAAAGAATCTCACCGAACATCAGCACGCCATATTTATCGATCTGGGACGTACCTTCCCCAATCATAAGTTCTACAAGGATCCACTTGGCGTGGGTCAATTATcgctatttaatttattgaaagcatATTCGATACTCGATCCAGAGCTGGGCTATTGTCAGGGTTTGGGTTTCATCTGtggcatattgttgttgcat tgcGATGAGGCGGACGCTTTTCAATTGCTCAAACATCTCATGTTCCGACGCCAGATGCGCACCAAATACTTGCCGGATATGAAGAAATTCCAACTGCAGCTGTATCAGCTCTCACGTCTCGTCAAAGATCACTTGCCAGAATTATATATTTGGCTCGATCAGAATGATGTATCACCCACTCTGTATGCTGCACCGTGGATACTAACTGTATTCAGCTCACAATTTCCTTTGGGTTTCGTGGCGCGCGTTTTCGATTTGCTTTTCCTCGAGTCATCGGAGGTGATTTTCAAATTCGCTATCGCTTTGCTGACCGTGCATAAAGATGAATTGCTGGCCCGCGACAATTTTGAGGAAATTATGGATTATCTAAAAACGGTCGTACCGAAGATGGAAGTGAATGCAATggagaaaattatgaaattg GTATTCACTTTGGACGTCAGCAAGCAGTTGACCGAATATAATGTGGAATACAATGTATTACAAGAGGAGATCTCAACAGCAAATCACCATTTGGAGATGTTGAACCGAGAGAAGACACGCAATATGCACCTGGAACAGCAACTACAA TTCGCTCAATCGTCGATCGCACAGCTGGAGAAGACACGCTCTTCACAGCAAACGCAAATCACCTCGCTGCAAACCCAAGTACAATCGCTGGAGTTGACCATACAAACGCTCGGTCACTTCGTCGCTCAATTGGCCGAACAAAATGTCGAACTCGAATTACCCGGCGATGTGCGACGCATACTGCAACAGCTGGAGGATTTGGAACGTCAACGTCGCCGGCCACATTTCACTGAACGCAAAATCGGCAAATCCGTATCGGTCAATAGTCATTTGGGGTTTCCACTAAAGGTGTTAGAAGAGTTGAACGAAAGAGAAGAACATGGTTCGCCACAAAAGAAGAAGGAGAAGATAcctttttttgaacacacctacgAACAATTGCGTCAACAACgccatgcacaacaacaacagcaacaaaacgcTCAAACTTCACcaacaacacagcagcagcgaaAGTTATTAAGTAGCACCAGCAATTCGCTGGAGGAAaatccacaacaacagcaacaacaacggccaAATCGCCTACTCGATTCGGCGGACATACAAACCAAGCCAGCGGAGCTCAAATTGCCCGATCACTCGGATCAGTCATACGACAGCGCCAACATACGTAGTCCACTTGAGGTGGACAGTGGTGTGGGCACACCACTCAGCCCGCCCAGCACAAGCAGCAATAGCAGCAGTAGCGGTCTCAGTACCGGCTCCAGCAGTGGTGGTAGTCTCTTTAGTCGTATGGGTTACAAAAATACGCCAACAGCGCTATCACCGTTAAGCAGTCGGCAAACTTTATATGGCGCCGGCAGTGTGCCAGCAACAACCACAGCTGTTGGCAAAGTTGTGCCAGCAGTCTCGATTATTGTACCGGCCGATCAACAATCGCAGATCGGTGCAGAGATGCATCCACTCAGCATGGTTGGCGAGGTGAATGTGCGTTTTAACGGCACCACACAACTCAAATCCATACGACCCGTACATCATATGCGTCCGATGGCTACTGTGGCAGCGGGTGTAGCGGCTGCGGCTGCATCAGCGCTGCAAGAACAACAGTCAAACACCGCCGGCGATATCAGCATCAATAGCGGTAGCAGTGAGACAACAAATACAGATGCGACTAATGGTCGCAGCTAA
- the LOC105210093 gene encoding TBC1 domain family member 4 isoform X7 produces the protein MFTVPFHRDTILFTSVSDASTLNKSRAMAELMHQMRDPAHTLGGSVGSIPQTFVANGSNNDLSMQRALTGNGIHATPATNLKLSEAVRNAQHDASPNIISSKMKSSKSYTHGLSNSAGTVHIPTSTSAQSNLSLLADISPNHTHFFEVMYVGKIRVSHKRVPFSFIDDALPKFKAYDAQRSRLMQLTATATASAMTTATASNRKLSLNVESSNVNASVNSSTVTFDLKNTSLKESDAEESAAEMAESAGAETEVETSTETETEAEQQQDAMSGKSVAEDGVTQIADDEQQTSNKSNKLPKRLLRGISQTELPVKKDIPKQRDRSASYGCIPPFVEQNRTMVFLVGRSDLRLISPDRKQVLLYKDFKDVASCAQGQKNPDHFGIICREVHNDGYIGYVFKCQSDHVCDDIVAAISQAFVTCAEQKKKEATQIFSCEHCPMLWYHKLCTDIEGLSEKKTQAMIFRRIESLTDDEQDMIWAKYYGSEKTSSPLSEQNQFLMMLLRAHCESRQQRHVHDTAENRSEFLNQYLGGSTIFMKAKRSLTNSFDHLLKRKASKDDIGIAHDLRDHQIREKSAEPHPVSRSGNETPPEGFRSRSNTIGSASPSRPSAEHLKSPMMDIFIKVGNSPKESEAHKASWRHAILNSVVTPSKGMDGDVQNEFMSPMRVTKRLRGKRTREELRDLWKTAIRQTILLNRMETENAMLQARQNENELKRIKLDYEEIVPCDKQLIERWEQIIERDSMKIGNKKDPKVLAQAIKNGVPRSKRGDVWTFLADQHSMNTAPVDTKKFPNFNTPYHTLLKNLTEHQHAIFIDLGRTFPNHKFYKDPLGVGQLSLFNLLKAYSILDPELGYCQGLGFICGILLLHCDEADAFQLLKHLMFRRQMRTKYLPDMKKFQLQLYQLSRLVKDHLPELYIWLDQNDVSPTLYAAPWILTVFSSQFPLGFVARVFDLLFLESSEVIFKFAIALLTVHKDELLARDNFEEIMDYLKTVVPKMEVNAMEKIMKLVFTLDVSKQLTEYNVEYNVLQEEISTANHHLEMLNREKTRNMHLEQQLQFAQSSIAQLEKTRSSQQTQITSLQTQVQSLELTIQTLGHFVAQLAEQNVELELPGDVRRILQQLEDLERQRRRPHFTERKIGKSVSVNSHLGFPLKVLEELNEREEHGSPQKKKEKIPFFEHTYEQLRQQRHAQQQQQQNAQTSPTTQQQRKLLSSTSNSLEENPQQQQQQRPNRLLDSADIQTKPAELKLPDHSDQSYDSANIRSPLEVDSGVGTPLSPPSTSSNSSSSGLSTGSSSGGSLFSRMGYKNTPTALSPLSSRQTLYGAGSVPATTTAVGKVVPAVSIIVPADQQSQIGAEMHPLSMVGEVNVRFNGTTQLKSIRPVHHMRPMATVAAGVAAAAASALQEQQSNTAGDISINSGSSETTNTDATNGRS, from the exons ATGTTCACGGTGCCATTTCATCGTGACACGATTCTCTTCACATCGGTTAGCGATGCCTCAACATTGAATAAGAGCCGTGCC aTGGCCGAGCTCATGCATCAAATGCGTGATCCTGCGCACACACTTGGCGGTTCTGTGGGCAGCATACCCCAGACTTTCGTCGCCAATGGCTCCAACAATGACTTGTCCATGCAACGCGCACTCACCGGCAATGGCATACACGCCACACCGGCCACCAATCTCAAGCTCAGCGAAGCTGTACGCAATGCTCAACACGACGCTAGTCCCAATATTATTTCGTCTAAGATGAAATCTTCGAAGTCGTATACGCATGGCTTGAGCAACTCAGCAGGCACC GTGCACATTCCAACATCTACCTCCGCGCAGAGTAATCTATCATTACTCGCCGATATCTCGCCTAATCACACGCACTTCTTCGAAGTCATGTATGTGGGTAAAATACGCGTCTCACACAAGCGTGTGCCCTTCTCATTCATCGATGATGCCCTGCCCAAATTCAAGGCGTACGACGCGCAGCGGTCGCGGCTCATGCAGTTGACCGCCACCGCCACGGCCAGCGCTATGACAACGGCAACAGCGTCTAATCGCAAACTCTCCTTGAATGTTGAGTCCAGCAATGTCAATGCGAGCGTCAATAGCAGTACAGTAACTTTTGATCTGAAAAACACTTCGCTCAAGGAGAGTGACGCTGAAGAGTCAGCGGCGGAAATGGCAGAGAGTGCAGGCGCCGAAACAGAAGTCGAGACATCGACGGAGACAGAAACGGAAGCTGAACAGCAGCAGGATGCAATGTCTGGCAAGTCGGTTGCAGAGGATGGCGTTACACAAATCGCAGACGATGAGCAGCAAACATCAAACAAATCGAATAAATTACCAAAGCGATTACTGCGCGGCATTAGTCAGACTGAACTTCCTGTGAAGAAAGA CATACCCAAGCAACGCGATCGTTCCGCTTCGTATGGCTGTATTCCACCGTTTGTCGAGCAGAATCGCACAATGGTCTTTTTGGTGGGTCGTTCTGACTTGCGGCTCATCTCACCGGATCGCAAGCAAGTGTTGCTTTACAAGGACTTCAAGGATGTGGCCAGTTGCGCACAGGGACAGAAGAATCCCGATCATTTCGGCATCATCTGTCGTGAGGTGCATAACGATGGCTACATAGGTTATGTCTTTAAATGTCAGTCGGATCATGTGTGCGATGACATAGTTGCAGCCATTTCGCAAGCTTTCGTCACTTGCGCCGAACAAAAGAAAAAGGAAGCCACACAGATCTTCTCGTGTGAGCACTGTCCCATGTTGTGGTATCATAAACTCTGCACCGACATTGAAGGTTTGAGTGAGAAGAAGACACAGGCGATGATCTTTCGCCGCATAGAGTCGCTAACCGACGATGAGCAGGACATGATATGGGCCAAATACTATGGTTCGGAGAAGACGAGCTCCCCGCTGTCGgagcaaaatcaatttttaatgaTGCTCTTACGTGCGCACTGTGAGTCACGTCAGCAGCGGCATGTGCACGACACAGCTGAGAATCGATCGGAGTTCTTGAATCAATATCTGGGTGGAAGTACGATTTTCATGAAAGCTAAACGTTCGCTCACCAACTCATTCGATCATCTGTTGAAACGTAAGGCATCCAAGGATGATATTGGCATAGCGCACGATCTGCGCGATCATCAGATACGTGAGAAATCGGCCGAACCGCATCCGGTTAGTCGTAGTGGCAATGAAACACCCCCGGAGGGCTTCCGCTCACGTTCAAACACAATCGGTAGTGCTAGTCCGAGCAGACCGAGTGCTGAGCACTTGAAGAGCCCCATGATGGATAT ttTCATCAAAGTCGGCAATAGTCCAAAGGAATCTGAAGCACACAAAGCTTCATGGCGCCACGCCATTTTAAATAGTGTCGTAACACCATCAAAGGGTATGGATGGTGATGTACAAAATGAATTTATGTCACCCATGAGAGTCACAA AACGCTTACGTGGCAAGCGCACTCGTGAGGAGCTCCGCGATCTCTGGAAGACCGCCATACGTCAGACCATACTGCTGAATCGCATGGAAACCGAGAATGCCATGTTGCAGGCGCgtcaaaatgaaaatgagcTCAAACGCATCAAACTCGACTACGAAGAGATCGTGCCATGCGACAAACAACTGATCGAGCGTTGGGAACAGATCATTGAACGTGACTCCATGAAGATCGGCAATAAGAAGGATCCCAAAGTGCTGGCACAAGCGATCAAAAATGGTGTGCCACGTTCGAAACGTGGTGACGTTTGGACCTTCCTCGCCGATCAGCATTCCATGAATACAGCACCGGTGGACACAAAGAAATTTCCCAATTTCAATACACCCTACCACACTTTGTTAAAGAATCTCACCGAACATCAGCACGCCATATTTATCGATCTGGGACGTACCTTCCCCAATCATAAGTTCTACAAGGATCCACTTGGCGTGGGTCAATTATcgctatttaatttattgaaagcatATTCGATACTCGATCCAGAGCTGGGCTATTGTCAGGGTTTGGGTTTCATCTGtggcatattgttgttgcat tgcGATGAGGCGGACGCTTTTCAATTGCTCAAACATCTCATGTTCCGACGCCAGATGCGCACCAAATACTTGCCGGATATGAAGAAATTCCAACTGCAGCTGTATCAGCTCTCACGTCTCGTCAAAGATCACTTGCCAGAATTATATATTTGGCTCGATCAGAATGATGTATCACCCACTCTGTATGCTGCACCGTGGATACTAACTGTATTCAGCTCACAATTTCCTTTGGGTTTCGTGGCGCGCGTTTTCGATTTGCTTTTCCTCGAGTCATCGGAGGTGATTTTCAAATTCGCTATCGCTTTGCTGACCGTGCATAAAGATGAATTGCTGGCCCGCGACAATTTTGAGGAAATTATGGATTATCTAAAAACGGTCGTACCGAAGATGGAAGTGAATGCAATggagaaaattatgaaattg GTATTCACTTTGGACGTCAGCAAGCAGTTGACCGAATATAATGTGGAATACAATGTATTACAAGAGGAGATCTCAACAGCAAATCACCATTTGGAGATGTTGAACCGAGAGAAGACACGCAATATGCACCTGGAACAGCAACTACAA TTCGCTCAATCGTCGATCGCACAGCTGGAGAAGACACGCTCTTCACAGCAAACGCAAATCACCTCGCTGCAAACCCAAGTACAATCGCTGGAGTTGACCATACAAACGCTCGGTCACTTCGTCGCTCAATTGGCCGAACAAAATGTCGAACTCGAATTACCCGGCGATGTGCGACGCATACTGCAACAGCTGGAGGATTTGGAACGTCAACGTCGCCGGCCACATTTCACTGAACGCAAAATCGGCAAATCCGTATCGGTCAATAGTCATTTGGGGTTTCCACTAAAGGTGTTAGAAGAGTTGAACGAAAGAGAAGAACATGGTTCGCCACAAAAGAAGAAGGAGAAGATAcctttttttgaacacacctacgAACAATTGCGTCAACAACgccatgcacaacaacaacagcaacaaaacgcTCAAACTTCACcaacaacacagcagcagcgaaAGTTATTAAGTAGCACCAGCAATTCGCTGGAGGAAaatccacaacaacagcaacaacaacggccaAATCGCCTACTCGATTCGGCGGACATACAAACCAAGCCAGCGGAGCTCAAATTGCCCGATCACTCGGATCAGTCATACGACAGCGCCAACATACGTAGTCCACTTGAGGTGGACAGTGGTGTGGGCACACCACTCAGCCCGCCCAGCACAAGCAGCAATAGCAGCAGTAGCGGTCTCAGTACCGGCTCCAGCAGTGGTGGTAGTCTCTTTAGTCGTATGGGTTACAAAAATACGCCAACAGCGCTATCACCGTTAAGCAGTCGGCAAACTTTATATGGCGCCGGCAGTGTGCCAGCAACAACCACAGCTGTTGGCAAAGTTGTGCCAGCAGTCTCGATTATTGTACCGGCCGATCAACAATCGCAGATCGGTGCAGAGATGCATCCACTCAGCATGGTTGGCGAGGTGAATGTGCGTTTTAACGGCACCACACAACTCAAATCCATACGACCCGTACATCATATGCGTCCGATGGCTACTGTGGCAGCGGGTGTAGCGGCTGCGGCTGCATCAGCGCTGCAAGAACAACAGTCAAACACCGCCGGCGATATCAGCATCAATAGCGGTAGCAGTGAGACAACAAATACAGATGCGACTAATGGTCGCAGCTAA